One Oryza brachyantha chromosome 3, ObraRS2, whole genome shotgun sequence DNA segment encodes these proteins:
- the LOC102699766 gene encoding homeobox-leucine zipper protein HOX21, producing MASNGMASSPSSFFPPNFLLHMAQQQAAPPPHDPQEQQHHHHHHHHHEQQQQQHHHHLGVGGPPPHPHNPFLPSPQCPSLQEFRGMAPMLGKRPMYGDGGGGGDEVNGGGGEDELSDDGSQAGEKKRRLNVEQVRTLEKNFELGNKLEPERKMQLARALGLQPRQVAIWFQNRRARWKTKQLEKDYDALKRQLDAVRAENDALLSHNKKLQAEIVALKGREAASELINLNKETEASCSNRSENSSEINLDISRTPPADGGALDGAPTAAHHHGGGGGGGGGGMIPFYPSVPRPAGVDIDQLLHSSSGAAGSKMEHHGGGGNVQASVDTASFGNLLCGVDEPPPFWPWPDHQHFH from the exons ATGGCCAGCAATGGCATGGcgtcctccccttcctccttctTCCCTCCAAACTTCCTCCTCCACATGGCGCAGCAGCaagctgcgccgccgcctcacgaCCCACAAGAACaacaacaccaccaccaccaccaccatcaccatgagcagcagcagcagcaacaccaccaccaccttggGGTTGGGGGTCCGCCTCCTCACCCTCACAACCCCTTCCTGCCGTCTCCCCAATGCCCGTCTCTCCAAGAATTCCGAGGCATGGCGCCAATGCTGGGGAAGCGGCCGATGtacggcgacggaggaggcggcggcgacgaggtgaacggcggcggcggtgaggatgaGCTGTCGGACGACGGGTCGCAGGCCGGGGAGAAGAAGCGGCGGCTGAACGTGGAGCAGGTGCGGACGCTGGAGAAGAACTTCGAGCTCGGGAACAAGCTGGAGCCGGAGCGGAAGATGCAGCTGGCGCGCGCTCTGGGGCTGCAGCCGCGGCAGGTGGCCATCTGGTTCCAGAACCGCCGCGCGAGGTGGAAGACGAAGCAGCTGGAGAAGGACTACGACGCGCTCAAGCGCCAGCTCGACGCCGTCCGGGCCGAGAACGACGCCCTCCTCTCCCACAACAAGAAGCTCCAAGCCGAG ATAGTGGCGCTcaaggggagggaggcggcgtcggagcTGATCAACCTGAACAAGGAGACGGAGGCGTCGTGCAGCAACCGCAGCGAGAACAGCTCCGAGATCAACCTCGACATCTcgcgcacgccgccggccgacggcggcgcgctggACGGCGCCCCTACGGCGGCGCACCaccacggtggcggcggcggcggcggcgggggaggcatGATCCCGTTCTACCCCTCCGTCCCGCGCCCCGCCGGCGTCGACATCGACCAGCTCCTCCACAGCTCGTcgggcgccgccggctccaAGATGGagcaccacggcggcggcggcaatgtGCAGGCCTCCGTCGACACGGCCAGCTTCGGCAACCTCCTCTGCGGCGTcgacgagccgccgccgttctgGCCGTGGCCCGATCACCAGCACTTCCACTGA
- the LOC102701339 gene encoding sucrose transport protein SUT1 has product MARGSGAGGGAGGLELSVGAAGGGSSGGRGGAARGRHGDAGAATAEEAAASISLGRLILAGMVAGGVQYGWALQLSLLTPYVQTLGLSHALTSFMWLCGPIAGMVVQPCVGLYSDRCTSKWGRRRPYILTGCVLICFAVIVIGFSADIGYAMGDTKEDCSVYHGSRWHAAIVYVLGFWLLDFSNNTVQGPARALMADLSGRHGPGTANSIFCSWMALGNILGYSSGSTNNWHKWFPFLKTRACCEACANLKGAFLVAVVFLSLCLVVTLVFAREVPFKGNAALPTKSNEPAEAEPTGPLAILKGFKNLPTGMPSVLIVTGLTWLSWFPFILYDTDWMGREIYHGDPKGTDAQIEAFNQGVRAGAFGLLLNSIVLGFSSFLIEPMCRKVGPRLVWVTSNFLVCISMAATALISFWSLRDFHGSVQRAITADKSIKAVCLVLFAFLGIPLAILYSVPFAVTAQLAATRGGGQGLCTGVLNISIVIPQVVIALGAGPWDELFGKGNIPAFGLASGFALIGGIAGLFLLPKISKRQFRSVSMGGGH; this is encoded by the exons ATGGctcgcggcagcggcgccggcggcggcgccggtgggcTGGAGCTCtcggtcggcgccgccggcggcggcagtagCGGTGGTCGTGGTGGTGCTGCGCGTGGCCGccacggcgacgccggcgccgccacggcggaggaggcggcggcgtcgatcAGCCTCGGGAGGCTCATCCTCGCCGGgatggtcgccggcggcgtgcagTACGGGTGGGCGCTGCAGCTCTCCCTCCTCACCCCCTACGTCCAG ACACTCGGACTGTCGCATGCTCTTACTTCATTCATGTGGCTCTGTGGTCCTATTGCTGGCATGGTG GTTCAACCATGCGTGGGACTGTACAGTGATAGGTGCACCTCAAAATGGGGAAGACGGAGGCCATATATTCTTACAGGATGTGTGCTGATATGCTTCGCT GTCATAGTTATTGGGTTTTCAGCTGACATTGGATATGCCATGGGTGATACAAAGGAAGACTGCAG TGTCTACCATGGATCTCGGTGGCATGCAGCAATTGTATATGTCCTGGGATTCTGGCTTCTTGATTTTTCCAACAATACTGTTCAA GGTCCAGCACGTGCGCTAATGGCTGATTTATCAG GACGGCATGGGCCCGGTACAGCCAACTCCATCTTCTGTTCTTGGATGGCTTTAGGAAACATCCTAGGATACTCCTCTGGTTCCACAAACAATTGGCACAA GTGGTTTCCATTCCTTAAAACAAGAGCTTGTTGTGAAGCTTGTGCAAATCTGAAAGGTGCATTTCTGGTGGCTGTG GTTTTCCTGTCCCTGTGCTTGGTTGTAACTCTGGTATTTGCCAGGGAGGTTCCATTCAAAGGAAATGCTGCCCTCCCAACAAAATCGAATGAGCCAGCTGAGGCTGAACCCACCGGACCACTAGCAATACTGAAAGGCTTCAAGAACTTACCTACTGGGATGCCTTCTGTGCTTATTGTAACTGGCTTGACCTGG CTATCTTGGTTCCCATTTATCCTGTACGACACAGACTGGATGGGCCGTGAGATCTACCACGGTGACCCAAAGGGAACTGATGCTCAGATCGAGGCTTTTAACCAGGGAGTCCGAGCAGGTGCATTCGGCCTGCTACTGAATTCG ATTGTTCTAGGATTCAGCTCATTCTTGATCGAACCGATGTGCCGGAAAGTCGGCCCGAGGCTCGTCTGGGTGACGAGCAATTTCCTCGTCTGCATCTCCATGGCTGCGACTGCCCTGATCAGCTTCTGGTCACTCAGGGACTTCCATGGATCTGTCCAGCGAGCCATCACTGCAGACAAGAGCATCAAGGCTGTCTGCCTCGTCCTCTTCGCGTTTCTTGGAATTCCTCTCGCC ATTCTGTACAGTGTTCCGTTCGCAGTGACGGCGCAGTTAGCAGCTACTAGAGGGGGCGGCCAAG GGCTCTGCACCGGCGTCCTCAACATCTCCATCGTGATCCCTCAG GTGGTCATCGCGCTGGGAGCTGGGCCGTGGGACGAGCTGTTCGGGAAGGGCAACATCCCGGCGTTCGGCCTCGCCTCCGGCTTCGCGCTCATCGGCGGCATCGCCGGCCTCTTCCTGCTGCCCAAGATCTCCAAGCGCCAGTTCCGGTCCGTCAGCATGGGCGGCGGCCACTGA
- the LOC107303738 gene encoding uncharacterized protein At5g39865: protein MGCTTSRQARHDLLHCPSPLALPRCRSFPTRCAAGDAADAGAGGHVVRLTSSTLGSLEVDKPGPRAPEAAAPRARATRMVPRTPTMTPPNEPEAIDAWALMAGLEEHSPLLVPSFARHSFSFPITAVPQELAAASCKVTPLPLAMPHRAAASKGGEEKKAPPPPPRKAVLYFTSLRGVRATHEDCCLARAILRGYGVRVDERDVSMHRGFRDELHGLLDLGRGALAKCWAPAAPILPSLFVDGQLVGNADELKRLHEAGELAARLSGCESAAPGEAGACEACADVRFVLCEVCSGSCKVYVDDDVDEDDRQEDEESPLDGGGGFRRCTECNENGIVRCPVCCCCC from the coding sequence atggGGTGCACCACCTCCAGGCAAGCCCGGCACGACCTCCTCCATtgcccgtcgccgctcgcgctGCCGCGCTGCCGGTCGTTCCCCACCCggtgcgccgccggcgacgcagccgacgccggcgccggcggccatgtCGTGCGGCTCACGTCGTCGACGCTCGGCTCCCTCGAGGTCGACAAGCCCGGCCCGCGGGCGCCGGAGGCCGCggcgccccgcgcgcgcgcgacgagGATGGTGCCGCGCACGCCGACCATGACGCCGCCCAACGAGCCCGAGGCCATCGACGCGTGGGCGCTCATGGCCGGCCTCGAGGAGCACTCGCCGCTCCTGGTCCCGTCGTTCGCGCGACACTCCTTCTCGTTCCCGATCACGGCGGTGCCGcaggagctcgccgccgcgtcgtgcaAGGtgacgccgctgccgctggcgATGCCGCACCGCGCCGCGGCTTCGAAAGGCGGCGAGGAGAagaaggcgccgccgccgccgccgcgcaaggCCGTGCTCTACTTCACGTCGCTGCGCGGCGTGCGCGCGACGCACGAGGACTGCTGCCTCGCGCGCGCCATCCTCAGGGGCTACGGCGTGCGCGTCGACGAGCGCGACGTGTCCATGCACCGCGGCTTCCGCGACGAGCTCCACGGCCTGCTCGACCTCGGCCGGGGCGCCCTCGCCAAGTgctgggcgccggcggcccccATCCTGCCGAGCCTGTTCGTGGACGGCCAGCTCGTGGGCAACGCCGACGAGCTGAAGCGGCTGCACGAGGCCGGGGAGCTCGCCGCGAGGCTCTCCGGGTGCGAGAGCGCGGCGCCCGGCGAGGCCGGCGCGTGCGAGGCATGCGCCGACGTGCGGTTCGTGCTCTGCGAGGTGTGCTCCGGCAGCTGCAAGGTGTACGtagacgacgacgtcgacgaggaTGATCGGCAGGAGGACGAAGAGAGCCCattggacggcggcggcgggttccGGCGATGCACGGAGTGCAACGAGAACGGCATCGTGAGGTGTCccgtctgctgctgctgctgctga